The following DNA comes from Chthoniobacterales bacterium.
CCGCTAAGAGTGCCCGCCGCAGTGCCTGTTCCTGTCCCGGTCAAGGTCAGCGCCTGTGTGCCGCTGCTGCCCGACGCCGTCATGGCACCGCTGAACGTCACTCCGCCAGTTGAGGTGCCGGAGGCATCAAAGCCGCCGCCGTTGGTCGTCAGCGTATATTGGCGAATCGTGCTCACCGCCGTGGCCCCCGTGTATTGCAAAAGTCCCCCGTCTAATACCAAGTCTCCGGCGAAGGCGATCGTGCCGCCCCTGCCAAAGGAACTATTGGCGTTAGTCCCCGCAAAGGTTGTGGCATTGACGACGCCAGCCTTGATTGTGAATGGGCCTGAAAAACTATTGGCCGCAGTGAGGAACAAAGTTCCAGCTCCGGTTTTCGTTAAGCCAAAACCGCTGCCAGCAATGATTCCCGAGATCGTGGCGTCATTGCCGTTGGTATCAATCGTATTACCCGCGCCAATCAAGGTTACCCCTCGATTGGCGGAAAGACTGATGTTGTTTGCCCCGAATTGCAGCGTGCCTCCCGCCATGGTCAACTGGTCGGCCACCAGAGCCCCTGGAGTCGCTCCCAAGCTGGTTTCAGCCGCGATGTTGGTGATACCTTGGTTTAAATAGGTCTTGCCCGTGTAGGTGTTGGATGTGTTGGACAAAGTTAACAGTCCCGCACCGGATTTGACGAATGTGACTACATTCGCTCCGTTGTCAGCAATCGTCGAGCCGATGGTCAACCCATTGGCCGTGTTGTTCTGGAAAACCATTAAGGTTTTGTTGGTCGCGCCTGCAGTCAGTGTTCCGCCAGTGATGGTGGTTAGATTGTTGCCCACCGCTGGTGTCACCAAGACTCCTCCCTGCGTCAGGGTTAAGGAACCGCCAGTGGCGTCGATTGTGCGAGCGTTGGCGGTGTTGAAGCGTAATGTGGAAGCCGAAAGAGTCGTTCCTGCCACGTTGGTAACGACGTCAGTGTTTCCTGCGACTGTTGACCCTGTGCTGTTAGTATAAGTTGAAGTCGTCGTCGAGAGCCCTACGATGTTCAAATTAGATGAGTCCTTGGCAGCCCAATCATCGCCCCCGACCACGCCAACAACTCCGGCGGTGGTGGTAAACAAAGTATTTGCACTTCCGGTCGTAGTGCTCAAGACGCCCCCCGCGCCCAACGCCAGAGTGCTGCCCGCATTTCGCGTAAGTCCTGCCGCGACAATCTTGCCGGTGCTGCCACCGGTTCGATTGATGGCATTGGCACCCGCATTCAACGTCCAGTTATTGACAGTTTCTGTCGTACTTCCCCCATTCAGGTTGAGAATGACTGATCCACCGAGGGTAAGGTTGCCGCCGGTGGCCGTGCCGCTGATTTTAGTCCCGGCATTGCCGGTGTAGTCAAGGTTGACCGTCCCACTGTTAAAGGACGTAGTGCCGGTATAGGTATTTGCCCCAGCCATGGTGAGGATACCGGTGCTGGACCAGCCAAGCGAGGAAGTGCCCGCGCCGTTTTGGGCTGTTCCCAGAAACGAGACATTGCCGGCACCGTTAAAGGTTGTTCCGGTCCCAGTCGTTGTCGAGAGAGTCAGAGATGAGCCAAAGACCAGTGTATTGCCGGCACCATAAATCCCGACACCGGCGTTGCCCGCCGTGTTGGAGGCTGCGCCATCAAACCTAAAGGTCGATCCGGCGCCGAGAAGCAGATTATTAAAAACTCCGCTGTAGCTCAGCGTGCCCGCGCCGAAATTGATGTCGCCATTGCCGCCTGTGTCTCTTGCAGCACCAAAGATGGCCGTCGTAAGTACGATCGGAGCGTTATTCGTCTCTATTAGTGCACTTCCGGAGCCGTTGAGGACCGTCGCTGCTGAGAAGGATGCGCCGATGGTTAACGGTCCCGCCCCGAGAGCTGTCGTCGATCGGATATCCAACGTGCTATTACCAGCCACATACAATCCACCAGTGGCAGCCGTCTGGTTGCCGGAAATGACAAGATTACCAGTTGTGGTAACAAGTGAGCCATTTACACCATTTGTCGTCCCGACCGAGGTCAGGCCGGTGTAAGTATTTGTTCCACCGAATGTGACTACCGCCGTATTGGCAGTCGCATTACTAATCGTGACGCCGTTGGCTCCCGCACCGCCATTCGTAACTGCACCCGCGATGTTAATATTTCCGGTGCCAGAGAGCGTTGCCGTTGTGGTGGCCGCTCCGCTGTTAATCGTGAATGAACCCAAGGTGAGAGTGCCGCCCGCGCCATTGACAGTGGTCGTCTGGTTGGCATTGGAAGTATCCGTCAAGCCGTTGGTGATCGTTGTGCCACCTGCCGCTGAGACTGCGAATGTCGAGGAAGCGCTATTGGTCAGGCCACCCGTGTTATTGAAAGTCTGAAGGAAGTTACTGCTGTTCGTGATGCCAGCAGTCAGATTGAAAGTGTTGCCAGACTGGGTGTAGGCAGGTGCGGTCGCGGAAAAAGTGATGCCAGCAATGTTGAAACCACTATTTGTGAGAGTGTTCGTGAGCGAAGCGCCTTGAGTTCCGGCTGCGTTGAAAGTAATCGAATCGCCTGTAGCAAGGACTGTCCCGCCATTCCAGTTTGCATTGGTCACCCAATCTGGAGGGGGGGTATTTCCCACCCAGGTCCGCGCTGCCGACTGGGCCGAATGGCTGAGGAGGAGTGTGGCAATCGATCCAGCGAGGATGGAAGGGAAACGGGCGGTGGAGAATAAGTTTTTGCTCATAGGGGAAGTAAAGAGAATCACAGCGACTGTCTCATGCGACATGCCTCAATGCCACGGCGATTCGTCGGCAGATTGTCCTAGTTATAGAATTGCCCAACTCCTCGAAAAATTTGCGACTTCCGAATGGAACACGTTGTTGATCTAAAGGATCTCGGCCTTTCCCCAGCGGATTCCACGTTTGTTCCAACG
Coding sequences within:
- a CDS encoding autotransporter-associated beta strand repeat-containing protein encodes the protein MSKNLFSTARFPSILAGSIATLLLSHSAQSAARTWVGNTPPPDWVTNANWNGGTVLATGDSITFNAAGTQGASLTNTLTNSGFNIAGITFSATAPAYTQSGNTFNLTAGITNSSNFLQTFNNTGGLTNSASSTFAVSAAGGTTITNGLTDTSNANQTTTVNGAGGTLTLGSFTINSGAATTTATLSGTGNINIAGAVTNGGAGANGVTISNATANTAVVTFGGTNTYTGLTSVGTTNGVNGSLVTTTGNLVISGNQTAATGGLYVAGNSTLDIRSTTALGAGPLTIGASFSAATVLNGSGSALIETNNAPIVLTTAIFGAARDTGGNGDINFGAGTLSYSGVFNNLLLGAGSTFRFDGAASNTAGNAGVGIYGAGNTLVFGSSLTLSTTTGTGTTFNGAGNVSFLGTAQNGAGTSSLGWSSTGILTMAGANTYTGTTSFNSGTVNLDYTGNAGTKISGTATGGNLTLGGSVILNLNGGSTTETVNNWTLNAGANAINRTGGSTGKIVAAGLTRNAGSTLALGAGGVLSTTTGSANTLFTTTAGVVGVVGGDDWAAKDSSNLNIVGLSTTTSTYTNSTGSTVAGNTDVVTNVAGTTLSASTLRFNTANARTIDATGGSLTLTQGGVLVTPAVGNNLTTITGGTLTAGATNKTLMVFQNNTANGLTIGSTIADNGANVVTFVKSGAGLLTLSNTSNTYTGKTYLNQGITNIAAETSLGATPGALVADQLTMAGGTLQFGANNISLSANRGVTLIGAGNTIDTNGNDATISGIIAGSGFGLTKTGAGTLFLTAANSFSGPFTIKAGVVNATTFAGTNANSSFGRGGTIAFAGDLVLDGGLLQYTGATAVSTIRQYTLTTNGGGFDASGTSTGGVTFSGAMTASGSSGTQALTLTGTGTGTAAGTLSGTINNGSGSNVTSLLKTGTGTWNVSGANTYTGTTSVQNGTLAVGATGAISNTLILGVSGGTTGILDVSAKASFSEANISGSGTMIIGAGKTITATGNVAPGFSPGALNVTGNFTLASTAATTLEIGGTTAGTTFDVINTSGILNYGGTLTLTSFGGYNLTQTGSYNLFTAGTFSNTTDFSSVAVSGTFLSNSGGVWTGSDGAANYTFTDANGVLAVTAVPEPGTYAMIGMGAGLLWFVQRRRRAV